One Nostoc sp. UHCC 0302 DNA window includes the following coding sequences:
- a CDS encoding transposase family protein, translated as MILDYIQKYPLRTKQILGISYEQLQSLLNCALKRNRYIKAKQESHKIRINAAGGGRPEKLSTEEQVCLCLFYLRQMPTFQVLGMLFGVSKTEANDTFHDWIPILRDILPASLLEQVSNNESDLLFVQEVLTNFRLLVDSLEQPIYRDSDQKEQQKYFSGKKRQHTLKSLIIGIPEGKDIVEVEVGVPGPTADIKLFRQSQNKFDKSQPFSGDKGFQGGENITTPHKKKPKRELTQQQKDENKALSSNRIFIEHLIRLLKIFRIASQRFRLKLETYEQIILTVCGLVRLRIGSLVLPT; from the coding sequence ATGATTTTAGATTATATACAAAAGTATCCACTACGAACAAAACAGATTTTAGGGATTAGTTACGAACAATTGCAATCACTGCTAAATTGCGCCTTAAAACGAAATCGATACATCAAAGCTAAACAAGAGAGTCATAAAATTAGAATTAATGCGGCTGGTGGTGGTCGTCCCGAAAAGTTATCAACCGAAGAACAAGTATGTTTATGTCTATTTTATCTAAGACAGATGCCAACATTCCAAGTATTAGGAATGCTATTTGGTGTTTCCAAAACCGAAGCTAATGATACATTTCACGACTGGATACCAATTCTTCGTGATATATTACCTGCTAGTTTATTAGAACAAGTATCAAATAATGAAAGTGATTTACTATTTGTTCAAGAAGTATTAACAAATTTTAGGCTATTAGTCGATAGCTTAGAACAGCCAATATATAGGGATTCTGACCAAAAAGAGCAACAGAAATATTTTTCTGGAAAGAAGAGACAACATACATTAAAAAGTCTGATAATTGGCATACCAGAAGGCAAAGATATTGTAGAGGTAGAAGTAGGTGTTCCTGGGCCAACAGCAGATATAAAATTGTTTCGTCAATCTCAAAATAAATTTGATAAATCTCAACCCTTTTCAGGTGATAAAGGCTTTCAAGGAGGTGAGAATATCACTACTCCTCATAAAAAGAAACCAAAACGAGAATTAACTCAACAGCAAAAAGATGAAAATAAGGCTTTATCTAGTAATCGGATATTCATTGAACATTTGATTCGATTACTTAAAATATTCCGCATAGCCTCACAAAGATTTCGCTTAAAGCTTGAGACGTATGAGCAGATTATTTTAACAGTTTGCGGATTAGTTAGGTTAAGAATTGGTAGCTTAGTTCTGCCAACTTAG
- a CDS encoding dienelactone hydrolase family protein, whose protein sequence is MANIEINTTKVKVPNNGLEIDAYLAQPATTGIFGAVIVFHEIFGVNSNIRDITELIAKQGYVVIAPALYQRIAPGFAADYSPADIGYSPESYRLGLGYYQQVKYQEIFSDIQAVITYLKALPNVKDDAIGTIGFCFGGHVAYMAATLPDIKATASFYGGGITTSSYGEETPTINRTSEIKGTIYAFFGTKDAFVSQEENEQIEAQLKKHQINHRVFRYNAGHGFFAGLFKDKYPFLVQHPSYNQEAAPDAWRRVLELFQNNL, encoded by the coding sequence ATGGCAAACATCGAAATTAACACTACAAAAGTTAAAGTACCTAACAATGGCTTAGAAATTGATGCTTACTTAGCTCAACCAGCGACTACAGGAATATTTGGCGCTGTTATAGTTTTTCATGAAATTTTTGGAGTCAACAGCAATATTCGAGATATCACCGAACTAATAGCTAAACAAGGTTATGTAGTAATAGCCCCGGCGCTGTATCAACGTATTGCTCCTGGTTTTGCAGCTGATTATAGTCCAGCAGATATTGGTTATAGCCCAGAAAGTTATCGACTTGGTTTGGGATATTATCAACAAGTAAAATATCAAGAAATATTTAGTGATATTCAAGCTGTCATTACCTATCTCAAAGCTTTACCCAATGTCAAAGATGATGCAATTGGTACTATTGGTTTCTGTTTTGGCGGTCATGTTGCTTATATGGCTGCGACGTTACCTGATATCAAAGCAACAGCTTCATTCTACGGTGGTGGAATTACCACTTCTAGTTATGGTGAAGAAACTCCAACTATTAATCGCACCTCTGAAATTAAAGGTACTATTTATGCATTTTTTGGAACAAAAGATGCATTCGTTTCGCAGGAAGAAAATGAGCAAATTGAGGCACAATTAAAAAAACATCAAATAAATCATCGTGTATTTCGATACAATGCAGGACACGGATTCTTTGCCGGCTTATTCAAAGACAAATACCCATTTTTAGTTCAGCACCCAAGTTACAATCAAGAAGCAGCTCCCGATGCCTGGCGACGCGTTCTAGAACTTTTTCAAAACAACTTATAG
- a CDS encoding PIN domain-containing protein, producing MKQRVIIDTGPLVAFINRREHLHTWVIDTLATIEQPLLTCEPVIVETCFLLRNIYGGQDTVMSLLDEGKILISMCLSEEAAIIKELLRQYQSVPMSLADACLVRMTQLYPESELLTFDSDFRIYRKNRNQLISVIMPEDL from the coding sequence ATGAAGCAGCGAGTCATCATCGATACTGGCCCATTAGTAGCCTTTATTAATCGTAGAGAGCATCTTCATACTTGGGTAATTGATACCTTAGCTACAATTGAGCAGCCTTTACTCACTTGTGAGCCTGTGATTGTAGAGACTTGTTTTTTATTGCGAAATATCTACGGTGGTCAGGATACAGTGATGTCTTTACTGGACGAGGGAAAGATATTAATTTCGATGTGTTTGAGTGAAGAAGCGGCAATAATTAAAGAATTGCTACGACAATATCAGTCAGTTCCAATGTCATTAGCAGATGCGTGTTTGGTGAGAATGACACAACTATATCCTGAAAGTGAGTTGCTAACATTTGATAGCGATTTTAGAATTTATCGGAAGAATCGTAATCAGTTAATTTCTGTGATTATGCCAGAGGATTTGTAA
- a CDS encoding IS630 family transposase (programmed frameshift) has product MGARLRVFLTPEQDQTLLNLRKQDVPQKVKDRAEIIRLNAHGWYVEKIADHFDCHKKTVTKVLHQWQKLGTEGLWESPGRGGKPKWLEDDMIFLEECLRNEPRTYNSSQLALKLKTERNVEMSADRLRRVLKKGVDWKRTRKSHKGKQDPVARANKQADLDMLELAAATGEIDLKYLDESGFCMWSEPSYTYYFRGEQKRLEQTKRRGRRLSIIGLLQPLISFVYGLVIGGVDRKSYIEMMEKEAKQAQETGRISVIVQDNGPIHRCQEVQQLWKKWESQGLYIFFLPKYCSEMNPIELEWQHLKKDELSGQAFDDELDLAYAVINGVQARGKKNNHNTHRVKFSSRLST; this is encoded by the exons ATGGGTGCGCGTTTAAGGGTATTTCTGACTCCTGAGCAAGACCAAACTTTACTAAATCTGAGAAAACAGGATGTACCACAGAAAGTCAAAGACAGGGCGGAAATAATCAGGCTAAATGCACATGGTTGGTATGTAGAGAAGATAGCAGATCACTTTGATTGTCACAAAAAAACAGTCACAAAAGTTTTGCATCAATGGCAAAAACTGGGCACAGAAGGGCTTTGGGAATCTCCTGGGCGAGGGGGGAAACCAAAGTGGCTTGAGGATGACATGATATTTTTAGAAGAATGCCTCAGAAACGAGCCACGCACATACAATAGTTCTCAGTTAGCTTTGAAGTTGAAAACAGAACGCAACGTTGAGATGAGTGCCGACAGATTAAGACGGGTACTC AAAAAGGGGGTCGATTGGAAACGGACAAGGAAAAGCCATAAAGGAAAACAAGACCCAGTAGCACGAGCAAACAAGCAAGCAGACCTAGACATGTTGGAATTAGCTGCTGCCACTGGTGAAATAGACCTGAAATACCTAGACGAGTCAGGGTTCTGTATGTGGAGCGAACCTAGTTATACATATTACTTTAGAGGTGAGCAAAAACGGTTAGAACAGACTAAACGCCGTGGTCGCAGATTAAGTATTATCGGGCTTCTCCAACCTTTAATCAGTTTTGTTTACGGTTTAGTTATCGGTGGTGTTGACCGTAAATCTTATATAGAAATGATGGAGAAAGAAGCCAAACAAGCCCAAGAAACTGGACGTATCAGCGTGATTGTGCAAGATAACGGGCCAATACATCGCTGCCAAGAAGTTCAACAATTGTGGAAAAAATGGGAAAGTCAGGGTTTGTACATCTTTTTTCTCCCGAAATATTGCTCAGAAATGAATCCAATTGAATTGGAATGGCAACATCTCAAGAAAGATGAGTTATCCGGGCAAGCATTTGATGATGAGCTAGATCTCGCTTACGCCGTCATCAATGGTGTTCAAGCTAGAGGAAAAAAAAACAATCACAACACACATCGTGTAAAATTTAGCTCTAGATTATCAACTTAA
- a CDS encoding Uma2 family endonuclease has translation MVALPDRILMSAEEYLVWEPTQEQRYEYWDGEVVAMSGGTRNHNRVCANFFKLLDDTLADRSCEVYIVDVKVQVEPGQKYFYPDVVVTCDERDDNPQLIQFLCLIIEVLSPSTEAADRGKKFAKYRQSPTLQEYVLVQVAQQGVEVFRRNEQGKWVLSEYNLDEILRLESVDVEIAIADLYRQVQFETEATEN, from the coding sequence ATGGTTGCGTTACCTGATCGCATTTTGATGAGTGCAGAAGAATATCTAGTTTGGGAACCCACCCAAGAGCAACGTTACGAATATTGGGATGGCGAAGTTGTGGCGATGAGTGGTGGTACACGCAACCATAACCGGGTTTGTGCAAATTTCTTTAAGCTCTTAGATGATACTCTAGCAGATCGCTCCTGTGAAGTATACATTGTAGATGTGAAAGTGCAGGTAGAACCAGGGCAGAAGTATTTTTATCCAGATGTGGTGGTGACTTGCGACGAGCGCGATGATAATCCACAATTAATACAATTTCTCTGCTTAATTATCGAAGTGCTATCACCTTCAACAGAAGCAGCCGATAGGGGAAAAAAGTTTGCTAAATATCGCCAATCCCCAACCTTGCAAGAATATGTCTTAGTACAAGTAGCTCAACAGGGTGTAGAAGTGTTTCGGCGCAATGAACAGGGGAAATGGGTGCTATCTGAGTATAATTTGGACGAGATATTGCGACTTGAATCAGTGGATGTAGAAATAGCGATCGCTGATTTGTACCGTCAAGTGCAGTTTGAAACAGAAGCCACTGAAAATTGA
- a CDS encoding DUF2281 domain-containing protein, translated as MSIIQTATEKMRSLPPEKQQEVLNFIEFLQSQIAQKNTNIEQIEPISFLAAAQKFAGCVDGGPGDLATNKQYLEGLGTE; from the coding sequence TTGAGTATTATACAAACTGCTACTGAAAAAATGCGATCGCTCCCGCCAGAGAAGCAACAAGAGGTCTTAAATTTTATTGAGTTTCTGCAAAGTCAGATAGCACAAAAAAATACAAATATCGAACAAATTGAGCCTATTTCATTTTTGGCAGCAGCTCAAAAATTTGCTGGTTGTGTTGATGGTGGCCCCGGTGATTTAGCGACTAACAAACAATATCTGGAAGGTTTAGGAACTGAATGA
- a CDS encoding Uma2 family endonuclease: MVQTPSKPITLEEFLKLPETKPANEYIDGQIIQKPMPQGKHSAIQGEFVPAINGVVKPKRIARAFPELRCTFGGRSTVPDIAVFILTRISRDENGEIANTFSTAPDWTIEILSPDQSQTKVTKNILYCLKHGTQMGWLIDPDEQTVFVYCPKQETEVFDEPEALLPVPSFASEVQLTIKDLFAWLL, from the coding sequence ATGGTACAAACCCCATCTAAACCTATAACTTTAGAGGAGTTTCTCAAATTACCAGAAACGAAACCTGCTAACGAATACATTGATGGTCAAATTATCCAGAAACCTATGCCACAAGGAAAACATAGCGCAATTCAAGGAGAATTTGTACCTGCTATCAATGGTGTAGTCAAGCCTAAGCGCATTGCTCGTGCCTTTCCAGAGTTGCGCTGTACTTTCGGTGGTCGTTCAACTGTACCTGACATCGCGGTTTTTATTTTGACCCGGATTTCCCGTGATGAGAATGGGGAAATCGCTAATACCTTTTCTACTGCTCCAGACTGGACAATTGAAATTTTATCTCCTGATCAAAGCCAGACAAAAGTGACGAAAAATATTCTTTATTGTCTGAAGCATGGGACTCAAATGGGTTGGTTAATCGACCCGGATGAGCAAACAGTATTTGTTTATTGTCCCAAGCAAGAAACCGAAGTATTTGATGAGCCAGAGGCACTTCTACCTGTACCATCATTTGCGAGTGAGGTTCAGCTCACTATTAAGGATTTGTTTGCTTGGTTGCTTTAG
- a CDS encoding response regulator: MSIDDIVKLLDAITKLLNVLIFPGVLLFVVIWFGRDLREFFSSLGELSLKGAGFEASLKRKQAEVVAALSAAASKPDEDKTRESIAKEAMIAADIVAEVVTPRVIRRASRSTVLWVDDNPDNNTYERQALEALGVSFVLATSTDEALKKISLQRFDAIISDMGRPPDSRAGYTLLDKLRANGNQTPFIIYAGSRNPEHVAESRRHGAIGCTNNANELFEMLLFVLGRAG; the protein is encoded by the coding sequence GTGAGTATCGACGATATCGTTAAACTACTCGATGCAATTACAAAATTGCTCAATGTGCTTATCTTCCCTGGAGTACTTTTATTTGTCGTGATCTGGTTTGGTCGGGACTTGCGTGAGTTTTTCTCCAGCTTAGGTGAACTATCGCTTAAGGGGGCTGGGTTTGAGGCTTCTTTAAAGAGAAAACAAGCCGAAGTTGTTGCTGCTTTATCTGCTGCTGCGTCTAAACCTGATGAAGATAAGACTCGTGAGAGCATTGCGAAAGAAGCGATGATTGCCGCAGATATTGTCGCTGAAGTTGTTACGCCTCGCGTCATAAGACGTGCAAGTAGATCGACAGTCCTTTGGGTGGATGATAACCCCGATAACAATACTTATGAACGTCAAGCACTTGAAGCACTAGGAGTTAGTTTTGTATTAGCAACATCGACAGATGAGGCGCTAAAAAAGATTTCTCTACAACGTTTCGACGCAATTATTTCCGATATGGGGCGACCACCTGATTCTCGTGCCGGTTATACACTCCTCGATAAGCTGCGAGCTAACGGTAATCAAACTCCATTTATTATTTATGCTGGTTCGAGAAATCCAGAACACGTTGCAGAGTCACGCCGACACGGTGCTATTGGATGTACAAATAATGCCAACGAGTTGTTTGAAATGTTATTGTTTGTATTAGGTCGTGCAGGATAA
- a CDS encoding AraC family transcriptional regulator, which translates to MSTPGQTIKLIDYRRENASDPFVPKPAVLSSSGWDSIYLELHQQPKFDIAEHQHTMHVIAQGVSGLSNSDLSGERWLDGKLIRETRNHGDIAIIPAGISHRCNWNTSVQFMVLAIEPTLLKQVGQDFVDGDRIELIPHFMTGQDVLIQGIISALQAELEFGKIGGYLLIDSLKTTLAIHLLRNYCTTQPKLSSYADGLSKLKLQQVTEYIKEYLHHNLKLSDLAAIAQISQYHFLRLFKQSMGVTPHQYILQCRIKLVRNINLGKEKW; encoded by the coding sequence ATGAGTACGCCAGGGCAAACAATCAAACTTATTGATTACCGTCGTGAGAATGCATCTGATCCGTTTGTGCCTAAACCTGCTGTTCTCTCCAGTTCAGGATGGGACAGTATTTATCTGGAATTGCATCAACAGCCAAAATTTGATATAGCTGAACATCAACATACAATGCACGTCATTGCTCAAGGGGTTTCCGGCTTATCAAATTCTGATTTATCAGGAGAACGATGGTTAGATGGAAAGCTTATAAGAGAGACGCGCAATCATGGAGACATTGCAATTATCCCTGCGGGTATTTCCCATCGCTGTAATTGGAATACTTCAGTCCAGTTTATGGTTTTAGCAATTGAACCAACACTCCTCAAACAAGTTGGTCAGGATTTTGTTGATGGCGATCGCATTGAACTCATCCCCCATTTTATGACTGGGCAAGATGTATTGATCCAAGGTATCATCTCTGCTTTGCAAGCAGAATTAGAGTTTGGCAAAATCGGTGGCTATTTACTAATTGATAGTCTCAAAACAACATTAGCTATTCACCTGTTAAGAAACTATTGCACCACGCAACCTAAGCTTTCTAGTTATGCAGATGGCTTATCTAAATTAAAGTTGCAACAGGTGACGGAGTATATAAAGGAATATCTGCATCATAACCTAAAACTAAGTGACCTGGCGGCGATCGCCCAAATAAGCCAATATCACTTTTTGCGTCTGTTCAAACAAAGTATGGGTGTAACGCCTCACCAATACATTTTGCAATGTCGTATTAAACTTGTCCGAAATATTAACTTAGGAAAAGAAAAATGGTAA
- the nifD gene encoding nitrogenase molybdenum-iron protein alpha chain: MTPPENQNIIEERKELIKEVLEAYPEKAKKKREKHLNVYEEGKSDCGVKSNIKSLPGVMTARGCAYAGSKGVVWGPIKDMIHISHGPVGCGYWSWSGRRNYYIGTTGVDTFGTMHFTSDFQERDIVFGGDKKLVKLIQELDVLFPLNRGVSIQSECPIGLIGDDIEAVARKTSKEIGKPVVPVRCEGFRGVSQSLGHHIANDMVRDWVFTRADQAKKDGTLQFEGTPYDVAIIGDYNIGGDAWASRILLEEIGLRVVAQWSGDGTINEMLMTPNVKMNLIHCYRSMNYISRHMEEAYGIPWLEYNFFGPTKIAESLREIASKFDETIQANAEKVIAKYQPTMDSILEKYRPRLEGKTVAIMVGGLRPRHVVPAFQDLGMKMVGTGYEFAHNDDYKRTTHYIENGTIVYDDVTAYEFEEFVKALKPDLIASGVKEKYVFQKMGLPFRQMHSWDYSEPSDRSSTSYNARFFSSGRKKSLFLA, translated from the coding sequence ATGACACCTCCAGAAAACCAAAACATCATCGAAGAAAGAAAAGAACTAATTAAAGAAGTTCTAGAAGCTTATCCTGAGAAAGCTAAGAAAAAGCGGGAAAAGCACTTAAATGTATACGAAGAAGGTAAAAGCGACTGCGGCGTTAAGTCTAACATCAAATCTCTTCCTGGTGTAATGACCGCTCGTGGTTGTGCTTACGCCGGTTCTAAAGGTGTGGTTTGGGGCCCTATTAAGGACATGATCCACATCAGCCACGGGCCTGTAGGTTGCGGTTACTGGTCTTGGTCTGGTCGTCGTAACTACTATATTGGTACTACAGGTGTTGACACCTTTGGTACAATGCACTTCACCTCTGACTTCCAAGAACGCGATATCGTTTTTGGTGGTGACAAGAAACTCGTCAAGCTGATCCAGGAACTTGATGTACTTTTCCCACTCAACCGTGGTGTCTCCATTCAATCTGAATGTCCCATCGGTCTAATTGGGGATGACATCGAAGCTGTTGCTCGTAAGACATCGAAAGAAATTGGCAAGCCAGTTGTACCTGTGCGTTGCGAAGGCTTCCGGGGTGTTTCCCAATCTTTGGGTCACCACATTGCTAATGACATGGTTCGTGACTGGGTATTCACCAGAGCTGACCAAGCCAAGAAAGACGGTACACTTCAGTTTGAAGGTACTCCTTATGACGTAGCGATTATTGGTGACTATAACATCGGTGGTGATGCTTGGGCGAGCCGCATCCTGTTAGAAGAAATCGGCTTGCGCGTAGTCGCTCAGTGGTCAGGTGATGGCACAATCAACGAAATGTTGATGACCCCCAATGTGAAGATGAACCTCATCCACTGCTACCGGTCGATGAACTACATCAGCCGTCACATGGAAGAAGCTTACGGTATACCCTGGTTGGAATACAACTTCTTCGGCCCCACCAAGATTGCTGAATCTTTACGGGAAATTGCTTCTAAGTTTGACGAGACAATCCAAGCAAACGCTGAGAAGGTCATCGCCAAGTATCAGCCAACAATGGATTCGATTCTTGAGAAGTATCGTCCACGTTTGGAAGGTAAGACTGTCGCCATCATGGTTGGTGGTCTACGTCCTCGCCACGTTGTCCCAGCTTTCCAAGACTTGGGTATGAAGATGGTTGGTACAGGTTATGAGTTCGCTCATAACGATGACTACAAACGTACTACTCACTACATCGAAAACGGAACCATCGTTTATGACGACGTTACCGCTTACGAATTCGAGGAATTTGTGAAGGCACTCAAGCCAGACTTAATTGCCTCTGGTGTGAAAGAGAAGTACGTCTTCCAAAAGATGGGTCTACCTTTCCGTCAAATGCACTCTTGGGATTACTCCGAACCTAGCGATCGCTCCTCAACATCATATAATGCAAGGTTTTTTAGCAGCGGCAGAAAAAAGAGCCTATTTCTAGCCTAA